One segment of Theobroma cacao cultivar B97-61/B2 chromosome 9, Criollo_cocoa_genome_V2, whole genome shotgun sequence DNA contains the following:
- the LOC18589069 gene encoding glycine-rich protein 5, which yields MPSFRFTAIMIALLVTMSAIVSESRVARNDLGVDLGGIGVGIGAGVGIGLGGGGGSGSGAGAGSGSGSGGSSSSSSSSSASSSSSSGGGSGAGSEAGSSAGSYAGSRAGSGAGSEAGSSAGSSAGSRAGSGRGRERGNAN from the coding sequence ATGCCTTCTTTCAGGTTTACAGCTATTATGATTGCTTTGCTTGTTACTATGTCAGCTATTGTATCCGAAAGTCGTGTTGCAAGAAACGACCTTGGGGTGGATCTTGGTGGAATAGGAGTTGGGATTGGAGCAGGGGTAGGCATTGGCTTGGGAGGTGGGGGTGGTTCAGGATCAGGGGCTGGGGCTGGTTCCGGTTCAGGATCTGGAGGTTCAAGTTCAAGCTCTTCATCTAGTTCAGCCTCATCTTCCAGCTCGTCTGGCGGCGGGTCCGGTGCAGGTTCTGAAGCTGGTTCATCTGCAGGGTCCTATGCTGGGTCTCGAGCCGGCTCTGGTGCAGGTTCTGAAGCTGGTTCATCTGCTGGTTCCTCAGCTGGCTCTCGAGCTGGGTCAGGACGAGGCCGTGAGAGAGGCAACGCCAACTAA
- the LOC18589068 gene encoding uncharacterized protein DDB_G0282077 gives MTKYWKCLALVSLLVSTCAMVSESRAVRKDLGIDLGGIGLGLGIGVGLGLGGNGSGSGAGAGSGSGSGSRSSSSSSSSSSSSSSGSGSGAGSQAGSSAGSYAGSRAGSGGRG, from the coding sequence ATGACCAAATATTGGAAGTGTTTAGCTCTTGTTTCATTGCTAGTTTCAACCTGTGCCATGGTTTCTGAAAGCCGAGCGGTAAGAAAAGACCTTGGCATAGACCTGGGAGGGATTGGGCTTGGTTTGGGTATTGGGGTCGGTCTTGGACTTGGTGGAAATGGTTCGGGCTCCGGAGCAGGTGCTGGCTCAGGTTCTGGGTCTGGTTCTCGTTCCAGTTCTAGTTCTAGCTCATCTTCATCAAGTTCAAGTTCTGGTTCAGGCTCCGGGGCAGGGTCACAAGCGGGTTCATCAGCTGGATCTTATGCTGGGTCAAGGGCCGGGTCAGGTGGAAGAGGCTAG
- the LOC18589067 gene encoding UDP-glucuronate 4-epimerase 1 produces MKMPSLEDELFPSTPGKFKIDRAHNMNRQFHRCFASTSTMFLWALFLIALTASYLSFQSFVDSGSRYFTASWGGIQWEKQVRSSSQIHRSGGMSVLVTGAAGFVGTHVSLALKKRGDGVVGLDNFNNYYDPSLKKARKSLLNSHGILVIEGDLNDAKLLAKLFDVVAFTHVMHLAAQAGVRYAMENPNSYVHSNIAGLVTLLEVCKSANPQPAIVWASSSSVYGLNEKVPFSEEDRTDQPASLYAATKKAGEEITHTYNHIYGLSITGLRFFTVYGPWGRPDMAYFSFTRNILQGKPITIYRGKNRADLARDFTYIDDIVKGCLGSLDTSGKSTGSGGKKRGPAPYRIFNLGNTSPVKVPELVNILERHLKVKAKRNIVDMPGNGDVPFTHANISSAQREFGYKPTTDLQTGLKKFVRWYLSYYGYNNRKGVQ; encoded by the coding sequence ATGAAAATGCCGTCCTTGGAGGATGAACTGTTCCCGTCGACGCCGGGGAAATTCAAGATCGACAGAGCCCACAATATGAACCGCCAGTTCCACCGTTGCTTCGCCTCAACCAGCACAATGTTTTTATGGGCTCTTTTCTTGATCGCATTAACGGCGTCGTATTTGAGCTTCCAAAGTTTCGTTGATTCCGGTAGCCGATACTTCACCGCTTCCTGGGGTGGTATTCAATGGGAAAAACAAGTCCGTAGCTCCTCTCAGATCCACCGTTCTGGTGGCATGTCCGTTCTGGTAACTGGGGCGGCCGGTTTCGTGGGTACACACGTTTCCCTTGCTCTAAAGAAACGCGGAGACGGCGTCGTTGGGCTTGACAACTTTAATAACTATTACGATCCTTCGTTAAAAAAAGCAAGGAAATCGCTGCTTAACAGCCACGGCATTCTGGTCATTGAAGGTGATTTGAACGATGCCAAGCTATTGGCTAAGCTTTTCGACGTGGTGGCTTTTACTCACGTGATGCATTTGGCTGCCCAAGCCGGAGTCAGGTACGCCATGGAAAATCCTAACTCTTACGTTCACAGCAACATAGCCGGTCTCGTAACGCTTCTCGAAGTTTGCAAGTCGGCTAATCCCCAGCCGGCTATTGTATGGGCTTCCTCGAGTTCGGTTTACGgtttaaatgaaaaagttCCTTTCTCTGAAGAGGATCGGACCGACCAGCCTGCTAGTTTATACGCAGCAACGAAAAAGGCAGGTGAAGAAATTACTCACACTTATAATCATATTTACGGCCTCTCGATTACTGGTTTAAGGTTTTTTACCGTGTATGGTCCATGGGGAAGGCCCGATATGGCGTACTTCTCGTTTAcgagaaatattttgcaaggGAAACCGATCACAATATATAGAGGAAAAAATCGTGCTGATTTGGCACGAGATTTTACTTACATTGATGATATTGTGAAAGGCTGTTTGGGGTCATTGGATACATCCGGAAAAAGCACCGGTTCGGGGGGGAAGAAACGGGGTCCTGCTCCGTATCGAATTTTTAATTTGGGCAACACGTCGCCGGTTAAAGTGCCGGAGTTGGTGAATATACTGGAAAGACATTTGAAGGTGAAGGCgaaaaggaatattgtggatATGCCCGGAAACGGTGACGTTCCGTTCACTCATGCCAACATAAGTTCGGCCCAAAGAGAATTCGGGTATAAGCCCACAACCGATTTGCAGACCGGGTTGAAGAAATTTGTTAGATGGTATTTATCTTATTATGGTTATAATAATCGCAAAGGtgtacaataa